A section of the Serratia liquefaciens ATCC 27592 genome encodes:
- a CDS encoding MerR family transcriptional regulator, whose amino-acid sequence MKIGELAERSGLAASAIRYYEQQGLLPKASRSANGYRVYSETSLERLHLIQIGQNLGFALDTIRGVLSLEGMAYQDSLMQKLDARLEEIDRMMATLSNQRETLQDTKRKLNESGLQGICPDKSSLVKVTMSR is encoded by the coding sequence ATGAAAATAGGGGAATTGGCAGAGCGTTCGGGTCTCGCCGCATCGGCAATACGTTACTATGAGCAACAGGGATTACTGCCTAAGGCATCGCGCAGCGCCAACGGGTATCGTGTTTATAGCGAGACCTCGCTGGAGCGTTTGCATCTTATCCAGATCGGACAAAATCTGGGTTTTGCACTGGATACGATCCGCGGCGTGCTGTCGCTGGAAGGAATGGCGTACCAGGACAGCCTTATGCAGAAGCTTGATGCGCGGCTTGAGGAGATTGATCGCATGATGGCGACGCTGAGTAATCAGCGGGAAACGCTGCAGGACACCAAGCGCAAGCTGAATGAATCGGGGTTACAGGGCATATGCCCAGATAAAAGCAGTTTGGTTAAGGTGACAATGTCACGGTGA